A stretch of Campylobacter showae DNA encodes these proteins:
- a CDS encoding rhomboid family intramembrane serine protease produces MKATISLIALNCLVYFAVYCGICGSNATLGLNMFFIDGLFVWQPVTSMFMHANLAHLLMNMAVLYQFGSLLERYYGSEKFAVIYCVGGVLTSLLSFVYIYIMFKTNGTFINLVGASGAISLLLGVLSFLDASSRKGLIIAILLMSFAPVAMGVNVAWYAHIIGFALGYFGVKFKVIK; encoded by the coding sequence TTGAAAGCCACGATATCGCTCATCGCGTTAAATTGTCTAGTATATTTTGCCGTTTACTGCGGCATTTGCGGTAGTAACGCGACGCTTGGGTTAAATATGTTTTTTATAGACGGGCTTTTCGTCTGGCAGCCGGTGACTTCGATGTTTATGCATGCAAATTTAGCCCACCTGCTGATGAATATGGCGGTTTTGTATCAGTTTGGATCGCTTCTTGAGCGGTACTACGGCAGCGAAAAATTCGCCGTCATCTACTGCGTCGGAGGCGTTTTGACCTCGCTGCTTAGTTTTGTTTATATTTATATTATGTTTAAAACTAACGGAACTTTTATAAATTTAGTAGGAGCTAGCGGCGCGATCAGTCTGCTGCTGGGAGTTTTGTCGTTTTTGGACGCAAGTAGCAGAAAAGGGCTAATAATCGCTATCTTGCTAATGAGCTTCGCCCCCGTAGCCATGGGCGTAAACGTCGCCTGGTACGCGCATATTATCGGCTTTGCTTTAGGATATTTCGGGGTAAAATTTAAGGTGATAAAATGA
- a CDS encoding ferritin-like domain-containing protein, with protein MRFFDQIWEILECGDKELKFDKFKRFYAEYKAGKFDAQIEEGGKFDEIKQLERPSYAAFCEVVAMREIGGKKQADKQKAFLHSIAHIEYSAVDIALDAAYRFRALPKAYYDDWLEVAEDEIRHFKMIEEHMAKFGVKYGDFAVHDGLFIALQNTSASLLERMAVLPRYMEANGLDANAFMLKKLETEREKDESKTRLCKILQVILDEEISHVSKGDRWFKFACKKEGVSPEIYAQIVQKIYPKAFLQSRELNVSARLKSGFSEAEIEHIKNLSKARKVV; from the coding sequence ATGAGATTCTTCGATCAAATTTGGGAAATTTTAGAGTGCGGCGACAAGGAGCTTAAATTTGACAAATTTAAACGATTTTACGCCGAATACAAGGCCGGTAAATTTGACGCGCAAATAGAAGAGGGCGGTAAATTTGACGAGATAAAACAGCTCGAACGTCCAAGCTATGCGGCATTTTGCGAGGTCGTAGCGATGAGAGAAATCGGCGGCAAAAAGCAAGCGGACAAACAAAAAGCCTTCCTGCACTCGATCGCGCACATCGAATACAGCGCCGTAGATATAGCGCTAGATGCGGCGTATCGCTTCCGCGCGCTGCCAAAAGCCTACTATGACGACTGGCTCGAGGTCGCAGAGGATGAGATCAGGCACTTTAAGATGATCGAGGAGCACATGGCTAAATTTGGCGTGAAATACGGCGATTTTGCCGTGCACGACGGGCTTTTTATCGCCTTGCAAAACACCTCCGCGTCGCTACTTGAACGTATGGCCGTACTACCTAGATACATGGAGGCAAACGGCCTTGACGCAAATGCTTTTATGCTAAAAAAGCTGGAAACCGAGCGTGAAAAAGACGAGAGCAAGACGCGGCTTTGCAAAATTTTGCAAGTTATCTTAGACGAGGAGATCTCGCACGTCTCAAAGGGCGATCGTTGGTTTAAATTTGCCTGCAAAAAAGAAGGCGTAAGCCCCGAAATCTACGCACAAATCGTACAAAAAATCTACCCTAAAGCCTTTTTGCAGTCCCGCGAGCTAAACGTGAGTGCGCGACTAAAATCAGGCTTTAGCGAGGCAGAGATCGAGCACATAAAAAATCTATCAAAGGCTAGAAAGGTGGTATAA
- a CDS encoding SixA phosphatase family protein: protein MKKIYFIRHAKAVDEGEGSDFERDISERGKKDLALMCDRIKKHEVRADTIFASPAKRCAKTAQKLAEAVKFKKKIKFKDELYGAQTHELLAFIREFDDKFQSVFVIAHNDAITEICELLSDAAIGNIPTCGIFCVEFDGSFKEIKEHGAKALFFDYPKKHKK from the coding sequence ATGAAAAAAATCTACTTTATCAGGCACGCAAAAGCCGTAGATGAGGGTGAGGGTAGCGACTTTGAGCGTGATATAAGCGAGCGAGGCAAAAAGGATCTGGCGCTGATGTGCGATCGGATAAAAAAGCACGAGGTTAGGGCGGATACGATATTTGCCAGTCCCGCCAAACGCTGCGCCAAAACGGCCCAAAAGCTAGCCGAAGCAGTCAAATTTAAGAAGAAAATCAAATTTAAAGACGAGCTATACGGAGCGCAGACGCACGAGCTTTTAGCCTTTATAAGAGAGTTTGACGACAAATTTCAAAGCGTATTTGTCATAGCTCACAACGACGCTATAACTGAAATTTGCGAGCTTTTAAGCGACGCTGCGATCGGAAATATACCTACATGCGGTATCTTTTGCGTCGAATTTGACGGCAGCTTCAAAGAGATCAAAGAACACGGCGCAAAGGCTCTTTTTTTTGACTACCCAAAAAAACATAAAAAATAG
- a CDS encoding acetyl-CoA carboxylase subunit A, with the protein MIHKILIANRGEIAVRVIRACKDLHIKNVAIYTKPDQDCLHVKIADEAYQIGIDPIKGYLDAKRIVEVAKACGADAIHPGYGFLSENYEFAKEVEDAGLVFIGPTADVIRKMGNKNIARYLMNKNGIPIVPGTEKLNNETIENIKLYAERIGYPVILKASGGGGGRGIRVVWKEEELESSFESCTREAKAFFNNDEVFMEKYVVNPRHIEFQILGDKYGNIIHLAERDCSIQRRHQKILEIAPSPTMSESLRKSMGVTAVAAAKAVNYTNAGTIEFLLDDYNNFYFMEMNTRIQVEHGVTEEITGVDLIVRQIRIAAGEILDMEQSDVITQGFAIEARITAEDAWQNFIPSPGEITGYYPALGPSVRVDSHLYKDYQIPPFYDSLLAKLIVRAPSYDLAVNKLKRALDEFTIEGSVKTTIPFLLSISKERDFRRGFFDTSYVENKMPTLLEKMKTKDNEDNEEVIAAIAAAIQRVKDARKFKEEHADE; encoded by the coding sequence GTGATACATAAAATTTTGATCGCAAACCGCGGAGAGATCGCCGTTCGCGTGATCCGAGCCTGCAAAGACCTACACATCAAAAACGTCGCTATCTACACCAAGCCCGATCAAGACTGCCTGCACGTCAAGATAGCCGACGAGGCCTACCAGATCGGCATCGACCCAATCAAGGGCTACCTAGACGCCAAGCGCATCGTCGAGGTAGCAAAAGCTTGCGGCGCGGACGCCATACACCCGGGCTACGGATTTTTGAGCGAAAACTACGAATTTGCCAAAGAGGTCGAGGACGCTGGGCTGGTTTTCATCGGGCCTACCGCCGACGTCATCCGCAAAATGGGCAACAAAAACATCGCACGCTATCTGATGAATAAAAACGGCATCCCTATCGTGCCCGGCACCGAAAAGCTAAACAACGAAACGATAGAAAATATCAAACTCTACGCCGAACGTATCGGCTATCCCGTCATCCTAAAAGCTAGCGGCGGCGGCGGCGGACGCGGTATCCGCGTAGTGTGGAAAGAAGAAGAGCTAGAATCTAGCTTTGAAAGCTGCACGCGCGAGGCTAAGGCGTTTTTTAACAACGACGAAGTTTTCATGGAAAAATACGTCGTAAATCCGCGCCACATTGAGTTTCAAATTTTAGGCGACAAATACGGCAACATCATCCACTTAGCAGAGCGAGACTGCTCGATCCAGCGCCGCCACCAAAAGATCCTCGAGATCGCACCTAGTCCGACGATGAGCGAAAGCCTGCGAAAAAGCATGGGCGTGACCGCAGTCGCCGCGGCAAAGGCCGTAAACTATACCAACGCCGGCACGATCGAGTTTTTGCTCGACGACTATAACAACTTTTACTTTATGGAGATGAACACTCGTATCCAGGTCGAGCACGGCGTGACCGAGGAGATCACGGGCGTGGATCTCATCGTGCGTCAAATTCGTATCGCAGCGGGCGAGATCCTAGACATGGAGCAAAGCGACGTCATCACGCAGGGCTTTGCGATCGAGGCTCGTATCACCGCCGAGGACGCGTGGCAAAACTTCATCCCAAGCCCTGGCGAGATCACCGGCTACTACCCTGCTCTGGGCCCTTCCGTGCGCGTCGATAGCCACCTATATAAAGACTATCAGATACCACCGTTTTACGATAGCTTGCTAGCTAAACTCATCGTGCGTGCGCCTAGCTACGACCTAGCCGTAAATAAACTAAAACGCGCTCTAGATGAGTTTACGATCGAGGGCAGCGTCAAAACCACGATCCCGTTTTTGCTCAGCATTAGCAAGGAGCGCGACTTTAGGCGAGGATTTTTCGATACGTCATACGTCGAAAACAAGATGCCTACCCTGCTAGAAAAGATGAAAACCAAAGACAACGAGGATAATGAAGAGGTGATCGCTGCAATCGCTGCCGCGATACAAAGGGTAAAAGACGCTAGAAAATTTAAAGAGGAGCACGCGGATGAATGA
- a CDS encoding arginyltransferase, translated as MLVVPFSTLPSPCPYLKDRDSRMEYRYVDGCDFAVNDALARRGFRRFGKYFSKPNCAGCHECVNIRVDALNFKFSKSARRTMRKNENTKIILTKPLIDDAHVALYKKYHKFMQEKREWKYYELDFRRYYELYVAGHAEFGKEIAYFAGGRLIGVDLVDILSDGISAVYCYYDPDFADLSIGRYSLYQQILLARQLNLRWIYLGYYVKDCPSLAYKADYKPYERLCEYVQLDETPVWEKAE; from the coding sequence GTGCTAGTCGTGCCGTTTTCCACCCTGCCCAGCCCCTGCCCCTACCTAAAGGACAGGGACTCGCGCATGGAGTATCGCTACGTGGACGGCTGCGACTTTGCCGTAAACGACGCTCTTGCCAGGCGCGGCTTTAGGCGTTTTGGCAAGTATTTTTCCAAGCCAAACTGCGCGGGTTGCCACGAGTGCGTAAATATCAGGGTTGATGCGCTAAATTTTAAATTTAGCAAATCAGCCCGCCGCACGATGCGTAAAAACGAAAATACCAAAATCATCCTAACAAAGCCGCTCATAGACGACGCGCACGTGGCGCTATACAAAAAATACCATAAATTTATGCAAGAAAAGCGCGAGTGGAAGTACTACGAGCTGGACTTTCGCCGCTACTACGAGCTCTACGTCGCGGGGCACGCAGAGTTTGGCAAGGAGATAGCGTATTTTGCCGGCGGCCGGCTCATCGGCGTCGATCTCGTCGATATCCTTAGCGACGGTATCTCGGCGGTTTATTGCTATTACGATCCTGATTTTGCAGATCTTAGCATCGGCAGATACTCGCTCTATCAGCAAATTTTACTAGCTAGGCAGTTAAATTTACGCTGGATATATCTAGGCTACTACGTCAAAGACTGCCCTAGCCTAGCCTACAAAGCAGACTACAAGCCATATGAGCGCCTGTGCGAATACGTCCAGCTAGATGAAACGCCCGTGTGGGAAAAAGCGGAATAA
- a CDS encoding adenylosuccinate lyase, with translation MIKVSQNLESLSIETSDADLFFELQALIKRNFAKTLGQKGKVMSFYDENEKVQRKYFVKFLKKLCQRYELKNVNLNFAEYKTIKLHYIQPNSLKAMVFVDVAFVRGGAIFSFDRSNESFISHIIKGFESKQILSAEGQIALNIANLGECARLEELFNKSEYMKFSIIFNYNEEEFEKFKKQIKICAKKNEAKFAALASLFEDHFAVLGCDKNDSFEEVRNRYLELVKAHHPDFHAALSPELLDECKTQFQRIQNAYESLKPYFKELEAGAE, from the coding sequence TTGATAAAAGTAAGTCAAAATCTAGAATCTCTAAGCATAGAAACATCAGACGCCGATCTGTTTTTCGAGCTGCAAGCGCTCATAAAGCGAAATTTCGCCAAAACGCTGGGGCAAAAAGGCAAGGTGATGTCGTTTTACGACGAAAACGAGAAGGTTCAGCGCAAATATTTCGTCAAATTTCTAAAAAAACTCTGCCAAAGATACGAGCTAAAAAACGTAAATTTAAACTTCGCCGAGTATAAAACTATCAAACTGCACTACATCCAACCAAACTCGCTAAAAGCTATGGTTTTCGTCGATGTCGCATTTGTGCGGGGCGGCGCGATATTTAGCTTTGATCGCTCAAACGAGTCCTTTATCTCGCACATCATCAAGGGCTTTGAGTCAAAGCAAATTTTATCCGCCGAAGGTCAAATCGCCCTAAATATCGCAAATTTGGGCGAGTGCGCGCGACTAGAGGAGCTGTTTAACAAGAGCGAATATATGAAATTTTCAATCATCTTTAACTATAACGAAGAGGAATTTGAAAAATTTAAAAAACAGATCAAAATCTGCGCCAAGAAAAACGAAGCCAAATTTGCCGCGCTGGCTAGCCTTTTCGAGGACCATTTTGCGGTGCTTGGGTGCGATAAAAACGATAGCTTTGAGGAGGTGCGAAACCGATATCTGGAGCTCGTCAAGGCCCATCACCCAGACTTTCACGCCGCGCTTAGCCCGGAGCTTTTGGACGAGTGCAAAACGCAGTTTCAGCGTATCCAAAACGCCTATGAGAGTTTGAAGCCATATTTTAAGGAGCTTGAGGCGGGGGCGGAGTAA
- a CDS encoding RNA polymerase factor sigma-54: protein MLKQTQAPKNKLSHTLRSWLPILSSSVEELKETLEPFLADNPFASVQQRNLSELPSAAPSKKDKNFFKEISKNSVTDNIESFSVAKIGLYDKLMGQIDKPLFPTEKSQKIAMKIIECINEEGYYEPEVFDEFSEAEIESVRKRFAYLEPAGIGAKDYKESFLFQLEELNLDEKLFESAKKLALNFENLSQMRKIPLYNEALAVIKRLKNPPAIEYMSEAAAIIPDIVIDTSSGGIEVRINDDFYPEIVIDVEGLDEKESFVASRVKEAKDLIDALDMRKATLRKIALMLVEYQYDYFFGGDIKPMRLKDIAEDLGRNPSTISRGISNKYLECSRGLVPIKSFFSAAIDEDVSNKAIKDFVANLVRNENPAKPLSDLKILEFIKKEFNVEVVRRTITKYRLALNIGSSSERKKTYLLQSGK from the coding sequence ATGCTAAAGCAAACTCAAGCTCCCAAAAATAAGCTCTCGCACACGTTGCGTTCGTGGCTGCCGATACTAAGCAGCAGCGTCGAGGAGCTAAAGGAGACGCTTGAGCCGTTTTTGGCGGATAACCCGTTTGCTAGCGTGCAGCAGCGAAATTTAAGCGAGCTGCCAAGCGCCGCGCCCTCCAAAAAAGACAAAAACTTCTTCAAAGAAATATCAAAAAACAGCGTAACCGACAATATCGAAAGCTTTAGCGTGGCTAAAATCGGGCTTTACGACAAGCTAATGGGGCAGATAGATAAGCCCCTTTTCCCGACCGAAAAATCCCAAAAAATCGCGATGAAAATCATCGAGTGCATAAACGAGGAGGGCTACTACGAGCCTGAAGTCTTTGACGAATTTAGTGAGGCGGAGATCGAGTCGGTGCGAAAGCGCTTTGCCTACCTAGAGCCCGCAGGCATCGGCGCAAAGGACTATAAGGAGAGCTTTTTATTTCAGCTTGAGGAGCTAAATTTGGATGAGAAGCTCTTTGAAAGCGCTAAAAAGCTTGCGTTAAATTTCGAAAATCTCTCCCAAATGCGCAAAATCCCGCTCTACAACGAAGCTCTCGCCGTCATCAAGAGGCTAAAAAATCCGCCCGCGATCGAGTATATGAGCGAGGCTGCGGCGATCATCCCGGATATCGTCATTGACACGAGCTCGGGCGGTATCGAGGTGCGGATTAACGACGACTTTTACCCAGAGATCGTCATCGACGTCGAGGGGCTGGACGAAAAAGAGAGCTTCGTCGCCTCGCGCGTAAAAGAGGCAAAAGACCTCATAGACGCGCTTGATATGCGAAAAGCTACGCTGCGAAAGATCGCCCTTATGCTGGTGGAGTATCAGTATGATTACTTTTTTGGCGGCGACATCAAACCTATGCGCCTAAAAGACATCGCCGAGGATCTGGGGCGAAACCCGTCAACTATCTCGCGCGGCATATCAAACAAATACCTCGAGTGTTCGCGCGGACTGGTACCTATAAAGAGCTTTTTCTCCGCCGCGATCGACGAGGACGTCTCAAATAAGGCTATCAAGGATTTCGTGGCAAATCTCGTTCGCAACGAAAATCCTGCCAAGCCACTTAGCGACCTGAAAATTTTGGAATTTATAAAGAAGGAATTTAACGTCGAGGTCGTCCGCCGCACGATAACAAAATACCGTCTCGCGCTAAATATCGGCAGCTCCAGCGAGCGCAAAAAGACCTACCTGCTGCAATCGGGGAAGTAA
- the lptB gene encoding LPS export ABC transporter ATP-binding protein: MHKLEVKDLQKTIKKTNIIKGISLEVKSGEVVGLLGPNGAGKTTTFYMICGLISPSSGSVFLDGADVTKVPLHKRAHMGIGYLPQESSIFKDLSVEENLLLGAEILYKDEAVREKKVNEMLNLLNIEPIRLRKGVSLSGGERRRCEIARSLIITPKFLLLDEPFAGVDPIAVSDIQSIVRDLKKLGIGVLITDHNVRETLAICDRAYVIKDGSLLASGSANEVANNKLVRTHYLGEEFKFVE; this comes from the coding sequence GTGCATAAATTAGAAGTTAAAGATTTACAAAAAACGATCAAAAAAACAAACATCATAAAAGGCATCTCGCTAGAGGTCAAAAGCGGCGAGGTAGTAGGGCTGCTGGGGCCAAACGGCGCGGGTAAAACGACGACGTTTTATATGATATGCGGGCTTATCTCGCCATCTAGTGGCAGCGTGTTTTTAGACGGCGCGGACGTGACGAAGGTGCCGCTACACAAGCGCGCGCATATGGGGATCGGCTATCTGCCGCAAGAATCAAGTATATTTAAAGACCTCTCCGTCGAGGAAAATTTACTACTCGGCGCCGAGATATTATATAAAGACGAAGCCGTCCGCGAGAAAAAAGTAAACGAAATGCTAAATTTGCTAAATATCGAACCCATACGCTTGCGAAAGGGCGTGAGTCTAAGCGGCGGCGAACGCAGACGCTGCGAGATCGCTAGAAGCCTCATCATTACGCCTAAATTTTTATTACTTGATGAGCCCTTTGCCGGCGTCGATCCGATCGCCGTTAGCGATATACAAAGCATCGTTCGCGACCTAAAAAAACTCGGCATCGGCGTGCTCATCACTGACCACAACGTCCGCGAGACGCTAGCCATCTGCGACCGCGCCTACGTGATCAAGGACGGTAGCCTGCTAGCTAGCGGCAGCGCGAACGAAGTCGCGAACAACAAACTCGTGCGCACCCACTATCTGGGCGAAGAGTTTAAATTTGTAGAATAA
- the tsaE gene encoding tRNA (adenosine(37)-N6)-threonylcarbamoyltransferase complex ATPase subunit type 1 TsaE has product MIELNLGLGELSEVVKILPQSGVVILQGNLASGKTTLVKAIVKARGIDTEVTSPTFSVMQNYGDKIYHYDIYQNGLDAILQNGLFENLLEDGLHLVEWGDERLEKALENLGEKCVKVVISPSQKGRKYEVYGA; this is encoded by the coding sequence ATGATAGAGCTAAATTTGGGACTTGGCGAGCTTAGCGAGGTGGTAAAAATTTTACCCCAAAGCGGTGTCGTTATCTTGCAGGGAAATTTAGCCAGTGGCAAAACGACGTTAGTAAAAGCCATCGTAAAGGCTCGCGGCATCGATACGGAGGTTACTTCGCCCACGTTTTCGGTCATGCAAAACTACGGAGATAAAATTTATCACTACGATATCTATCAAAACGGACTTGACGCGATTTTACAAAACGGACTTTTTGAAAATTTGCTAGAAGATGGACTTCATCTAGTAGAGTGGGGCGACGAGCGACTGGAAAAGGCGCTAGAAAATTTGGGCGAAAAATGCGTCAAGGTAGTCATCTCACCTAGCCAAAAAGGGCGAAAATACGAGGTTTACGGTGCATAA
- a CDS encoding S4 domain-containing protein, with protein sequence MRVDKFLNTVNITKRRAVSEDMCKSGVVSVNGVVAKPAKEVKIGDVITIKFLAKEARYEVLAIPETKSIPKSAQALYVKEL encoded by the coding sequence ATGAGAGTAGATAAGTTTTTAAATACCGTAAATATCACAAAAAGGCGCGCGGTCAGCGAAGATATGTGCAAAAGCGGCGTCGTGAGCGTAAACGGCGTCGTCGCCAAACCGGCCAAAGAGGTCAAGATCGGCGACGTGATAACGATCAAATTTCTAGCCAAAGAGGCGCGCTACGAGGTGCTAGCGATCCCAGAGACCAAAAGTATCCCAAAATCAGCCCAAGCGCTATACGTAAAAGAGCTATGA
- a CDS encoding argininosuccinate synthase has protein sequence MKEDVKKVVLAYSGGLDTSIILKWLQDEYKCEVVTFTADIGQGEELEPARQKALELGIKPENIFIEDLKEEFARDFVFPMFRANAVYEGEYLLGTSIARPLIAKKQAEIAAKVGADGVSHGATGKGNDQVRFELGYYALGDNLTIIAPWREWDLNSREKLLKYAEKNGIKIEKKPGKSPYSMDANLLHISYEGLVLENPAHAPEADMWRWTVSPKDAPNESEIIEIGYEKGDPVSINGKKMSPAALLAELNRLGAKHGIGRLDLVENRSVGMKSRGCYETPGGTIMLKAHRAIESITLDRGAAHLKDELMPRYAELIYNGYWWSPERIMLQALIDKSQESVNGTVKVELYKGNVIVLGRDSKTDNLFSEAFCTFEEDSVFDQKDANGFIKLNALRFIIGRKNGRKFN, from the coding sequence ATGAAAGAAGACGTGAAAAAAGTCGTTCTCGCCTATTCGGGCGGACTTGATACGAGCATTATTTTAAAATGGCTGCAAGACGAGTATAAATGCGAAGTGGTGACCTTTACCGCCGATATCGGTCAGGGCGAGGAGCTAGAGCCCGCACGCCAAAAAGCGCTGGAGCTCGGTATAAAACCCGAAAATATATTTATAGAGGATTTAAAAGAAGAATTTGCGCGAGATTTCGTGTTTCCGATGTTTAGAGCAAACGCCGTTTACGAGGGTGAGTATCTGCTAGGCACCTCGATAGCTCGCCCGCTAATAGCTAAAAAGCAAGCCGAAATCGCTGCCAAAGTAGGCGCCGACGGCGTGAGCCACGGAGCGACCGGCAAAGGCAACGACCAAGTGCGCTTCGAGCTAGGCTACTACGCGCTGGGAGACAACCTAACCATCATCGCTCCTTGGCGCGAGTGGGATCTAAACAGCCGCGAAAAGCTACTAAAATACGCCGAAAAAAACGGCATCAAAATAGAAAAGAAACCGGGCAAAAGCCCCTACTCTATGGACGCAAATTTACTTCATATCAGCTACGAGGGTCTAGTGCTTGAAAACCCTGCTCACGCTCCGGAAGCCGATATGTGGCGCTGGACGGTAAGCCCGAAAGACGCGCCAAACGAAAGCGAAATAATAGAAATCGGCTACGAAAAAGGCGATCCGGTTAGCATAAACGGTAAAAAAATGAGCCCTGCCGCACTGCTAGCCGAGCTAAACCGCCTAGGCGCAAAACACGGCATCGGCAGACTAGACCTAGTAGAAAACCGCTCGGTCGGCATGAAAAGCCGCGGCTGCTACGAAACTCCTGGCGGTACGATAATGCTAAAAGCTCACCGTGCGATCGAGAGCATCACGCTAGACCGCGGCGCGGCGCACCTAAAAGACGAGCTAATGCCTCGCTACGCAGAACTCATCTATAACGGCTACTGGTGGTCGCCTGAGCGTATCATGCTACAAGCGCTCATCGACAAGAGCCAAGAGAGCGTAAACGGCACGGTCAAAGTCGAGCTCTACAAAGGCAACGTCATCGTGCTAGGACGCGACAGCAAGACGGACAATCTCTTTAGCGAAGCATTTTGCACGTTTGAAGAAGACAGCGTGTTTGACCAAAAAGACGCGAACGGATTTATCAAGCTAAATGCGCTAAGATTTATCATCGGACGCAAAAACGGACGCAAATTTAACTAA
- the rplI gene encoding 50S ribosomal protein L9, whose amino-acid sequence MKVLLIKDVKSLGKAGEIKEVKEGYGNNFLIGKGFAKAATPDVLRQYEAEQKRKAEELKYEIANIEKLKSEIEKITLKVKKPLGANGALFGAVTKDEISEALEKNHHLVVDKKAFDFAHTIKVTGIYEVDVKLGHAVRATLKLDVEGE is encoded by the coding sequence ATGAAAGTACTACTAATAAAAGACGTAAAATCGCTCGGAAAAGCCGGCGAAATCAAAGAGGTAAAGGAAGGCTACGGAAATAACTTCCTAATCGGCAAAGGCTTTGCTAAAGCCGCGACTCCCGATGTTTTGCGCCAGTACGAAGCCGAACAAAAACGCAAGGCCGAGGAGCTAAAATACGAGATCGCAAATATAGAAAAACTAAAATCCGAGATCGAAAAAATCACGCTCAAAGTTAAAAAGCCGCTCGGAGCAAACGGCGCGCTATTTGGCGCGGTAACGAAGGATGAAATTTCAGAAGCGCTAGAAAAAAATCATCATCTAGTCGTAGATAAAAAGGCGTTTGATTTTGCGCACACTATAAAAGTGACCGGTATCTACGAAGTGGACGTCAAGCTCGGCCACGCCGTGCGAGCTACGCTAAAACTAGACGTCGAGGGCGAATAA
- the hslV gene encoding ATP-dependent protease subunit HslV, producing MFHATTILAYKGKNKSVIGGDGQVSFGNTVLKGNAVKIRKIHGGKVLAGFAGSTADAFNLFDMFENNLEHAKGDLLKAVIEFSKEWRKDKYLRKLEAMMLVLDREKIFLLSGTGDVVEPEDGKIAAIGSGGNYALSAARALDKFAQIDEEELVKESLKIAGEICIYTNTNIKTYVLE from the coding sequence GTGTTTCACGCGACTACCATTTTAGCCTACAAAGGCAAGAATAAATCGGTCATCGGCGGCGACGGACAAGTGAGCTTTGGCAACACGGTGCTAAAAGGCAATGCGGTAAAAATACGCAAAATCCACGGCGGCAAGGTCCTAGCGGGCTTTGCCGGCAGTACCGCAGATGCGTTTAATCTCTTTGATATGTTTGAAAACAACCTCGAGCACGCCAAAGGCGACCTGCTAAAGGCGGTGATCGAGTTTAGCAAAGAGTGGCGCAAGGATAAATACCTGCGCAAACTAGAAGCCATGATGCTGGTGCTTGATAGAGAGAAAATTTTTCTTTTGAGCGGAACAGGCGACGTTGTAGAGCCCGAAGACGGCAAAATAGCCGCTATAGGAAGCGGCGGAAACTATGCTCTCTCCGCCGCAAGAGCGCTGGATAAATTTGCCCAGATCGACGAAGAAGAGCTCGTAAAAGAGAGCCTAAAGATCGCTGGCGAAATTTGCATTTATACGAACACGAACATAAAAACCTACGTTTTAGAATAG